One Cydia pomonella isolate Wapato2018A chromosome 15, ilCydPomo1, whole genome shotgun sequence DNA window includes the following coding sequences:
- the LOC133525431 gene encoding uncharacterized protein LOC133525431: protein MKHCLFVPKFTYILRGSHFWKHPTLISNLDNLILETLTTVFNISFGERTWTQASLPVRLGGLGIRKISSVALPAFLASVHGAQNLIGKILAPSLGVLEAAHCSEAKNVWSLTCPNTDPPVNPCSQRQWDEPLCRLTRNSLLETALSPTDRARLIATAEWESGLWLQALPSPTIGTLLDNSTFRLATCLRIGASTNMPHRCQCGVMVDNLGHHGLSCSRSAGRIPRHASINDVIRRAFVSAKVPALLEPNGLVRDDGKRPDGMTLVPWSMGRPLVWDATCVDTLAPSHIPGTKVDAGAAASSAESLKRRKYVNLGSSYIFAAFGVETLGPWGPSARRLYKELAKRLIEASGDQRAGLYFAQRISIAIQRGNAASLLGTLPSGLDLGQIFYL from the coding sequence atgaaacattgtctttttgttccaaaatttacatacatacttcgCGGATCACACTTTTGGAAACACCCCACTTTGATTTCAAATTTggacaatttaattttagaaacTCTCACCACCGTCTTCAACATATCTTTTGGGGAAAGAACTTGGACCCAGGCTAGCCTGCCCGTTAGGTTGGGTGGCCTGGGCATCCGCAAAATTTCCAGCGTGGCGCTACCTGCTTTCTTGGCTTCGGTACACGGTGCTCAAAACCTTATCGGGAAAATTTTAGCCCCTTCCCTTGGGGTCCTGGAGGCTGCGCACTGTTCCGAGGCCAAGAACGTATGGTCACTAACATGCCCCAACACAGACCCACCTGTCAACCCATGCTCGCAAAGGCAGTGGGACGAGCCTCTCTGTCGTCTAACAAGGAACAGCCTCCTAGAGACGGCACTAAGTCCAACAGATCGAGCTCGTCTCATTGCGACAGCGGAGTGGGAGTCGGGTCTGTGGTTGCAGGCACTTCCATCACCAACAATAGGAACTTTGCTGGACAACTCAACTTTCCGGTTGGCCACTTGCCTTAGAATAGGAGCATCAACAAACATGCCTCACCGATGCCAATGCGGCGTCATGGTAGACAACCTAGGCCACCACGGCCTCTCTTGCAGCCGAAGTGCTGGGAGGATACCTCGGCACGCCAGCATCAATGACGTCATCCGTAGGGCCTTTGTTAGTGCCAAGGTGCCGGCGCTCCTCGAGCCAAACGGCCtggtcagggatgatggcaagaggcctgatggaatgacgttggtgccttggagtatgggacggccccttgtctgggatgctacatgcgtagataccctggcaccgtcccatattccaggcaccaaagttgacgctggtgcggctgcatcctcggccgaaagcctcaagcgtcgcaagtatgtcaacctcggcagtagttacatatttgcggcgtttggggttgaaaccctagggccgtgggggcctagcgcgcgccgcctctataaggagttagcaaaacgccttatagaggcttcgggtgaccagagggctggcctgtacttcgcccagcggataagcattgctatccagaggggcaatgcagccagccttctgggcaccctgccaagcggtctcgatctgggacaaattttttatttataa